The following are encoded in a window of Amaranthus tricolor cultivar Red isolate AtriRed21 chromosome 2, ASM2621246v1, whole genome shotgun sequence genomic DNA:
- the LOC130806653 gene encoding uncharacterized protein LOC130806653 produces MEKNQKPHPIFCFKLPWETNIQTHKNNFSKSLCDFDTPWLFKSLHTLGTLSFNFLNSITNPNQDSPFKKFQLNYGGVSKKNKTMQPLKRSLSPDEQVEAEQRALAMALASGKEATVVEFYSPKCALCNSLLAFVTEVENRNADWLNIVMADAENEKWMPELLHYDIKYVPCFVILDKSGKALAKTGVPNSRLHVVAGVSHLLKLKRPKWASNNKT; encoded by the exons ATggagaaaaatcaaaaaccgCACCCGATTTTTTGCTTCAAACTTCCATGGGAAACTAACATCCAAACTCACAAGAATAACTTCAGTAAAAGTCTTTGTGACTTCGATACGCCGTGGCTCTTCAAGTCTTTACATACCCTAGGAACCCTTTCTTTTAACTTCTTGAATTCAATAACAAATCCCAATCAAGATTCTCCATTTAAAAAATTCCAACTCAATTATGGCGGTGTTTCGAAGAAAAATAAGACGATGCAACCATTGAAACGGAGCTTAAGCCCAGATGAACAAGTAGAAGCAGAGCAACGAGCTTTAGCCATGGCACTGGCTAGTGGGAAAGAAGCAACCGTTGTTGAATTTTATTCTCCTAAATGCGCACTTTGCAATTCGCTTCTTGCATTTGTAACGGAAGTTGAAAATCGCAACGCTGATTGGCTCAACATTGTCATGGCCGATGCTGAGAACGAGAAATGGATGCCTGAG CTTCTTCATTATGACATAAAATATGTCCCCTGCTTTGTGATTTTGGACAAATCTGGCAAGGCACTCGCTAAGACGGGTGTTCCCAACAGTCGGCTGCATGTAGTTGCAGGTGTTTCACATCTTCTAAAATTGAAACGTCCTAAATGGGCATCgaataacaaaacataa